DNA sequence from the Macrobrachium nipponense isolate FS-2020 chromosome 3, ASM1510439v2, whole genome shotgun sequence genome:
aataaggtgacttgggacatctccaaaacgcatatgattttcgcctctgaccttcggtttattgacgccagggcgatttatcccgaaaataaccatttttcaaattctatctcctcccttgatatttaatattaagacctgggattactaccatatatagacctgatgtagacctccaatcgaatgagtagttttttttctaaaagtcatttttttgctagatataaatttttcattatgataaaaaaataaaccctataaattaggaatacaaaatttataaaaaaaaaaagacaaaacagaaaatggaaaaaagggcttcatttgattgttctataatatctttctgagttatataccaaattccattgttatagctttaaaactgagtgagaagatagattttgaaggtcaataagtatagttttgagatacgggcgttcaaagtttttcttcgtatttttataacaacaatgttaataaataatgattattatgaatgtatatttcttttttgtgtattaatgaaccaaaactattttatttatcataatttaatcataaatgatgatccctttgctcatatatcgtagcttggggcactgcgtcaggcaagacggagCACTCCAtcctatgcaactctctctctctctctccactaacttggcttattacagcgaaatttcttcttctgtatgttagctagatgttttcctagtattttccgttttggcatgatgaaattcttgccgaaacaaagataagcaaacgtaaatgcaagagaatgtcaagaggtgaaattcgaagttgtactctctttttacaaagacaatgttaataaatcatgattacatattatgaatttcatattttcttttttgggtattaataaaccaaaactatgttatttatcataaattaagatccctttgctcaaagatcgtagcctgggggacagtgtgacatgtgcttcaggcaagacgggggcgtttacttactacgcaaccctccctctctctctctccaataactacgctaatatcgcatatattatgatattctgtaatcatattagagcgaattttctttgtctttatgttagcgagatgttttccttgtcttttcctcattggcatgatgaaattcttgccgaaacatagataaacacATGTAAAAacaagcgaatgtcagagaagaaactcgaacgtgtaggctacttgaagtctgtgctccCACTGAATCATGGAATACTCTCAATAGTCTCTCATACTCCCCTCCGCGACTCACAGAATccctacagatgccatttctcacaatttctttgacaataattatcaaaatttacaataacagaagaaatattgcattttcttgtacggatgaatgttttaggcttattatgtttactaattaccctgtaactacgaaagtaagaggaattatgacgaaatatttcgtatacgtatactcaattgccatatgaagctccatgaattttttcataactgcattttttgccctatacccccatatataagggttccagcCAGCCCCCTTAAGCTTTGGCTGCCATAAGTTGAGCACAATTCTTTTAAAATGAAAGTCATAAAATTCATAGCAAAAGCCTGAAAATTACCTATAAATTTTTATCTTGCTTATCTACAGTATGTACTATTCTCTCTACTCTCCATTCACCTACCATTCTATTATTTTGAAACTAAACCCTTCCAGCAAGCCTGTAGAAAAACTACAATGAAATTAAGTTGTCTTTCAACCAACTATAAATCCATCTCCAACAAGGAGGTACTAGCTCCAGTATATACATACAGCAAAGCACACTGTAAAAAGCACTAAAAGTTCACTGTGCAATTCCTCTGAGTCAAAGcagaattgctttcaactttTAGTTTTTAACCATCTCCAACTacaaatttgattcatttttgtgtctgatGTTCAAGCCATTCAAGTTCAGAAATTCTAAGATATGCAGTCTTTAATATGAAAGGCCCTATATATCTCAGGGGCAGCCATGCACTGAGTTAAAAACATCTTTCCCTCATCATACAGGAATCCTATCACCAGTCATAGCTGTGAAGCCAAAGTACAGTTTAAAGTACCTAATGCCCAACTAAATCTTTGAAATGCATAAATGGCAAAGAAAAGAGCACAAAGGTACCATATCAGACCTCTTACTATACATTATTTCTGAATGTTAAAACTTAATATTGAGACATTTAACAATTTTAATAGAAGCCATGAAAACTACCATAAGAACTATTGATTAAATTTCACAAATAAGATTTGATCTGGGGAGGAAACATAGTATAATGACAAAAAATGGAGCTGTCTTGGTATGGATTGACTAGAATATGTAATTACAATTACTCAAGGACTCTTGATTGCACAGTGTTTGCATTACATACTGTTTCAAATAGCTTGGAAACACCAAAAACTGAAAACcaggaatgaaaaagaaactgaaCTCATATCACCACCACAAAAACCCAACAAGCAAAAATTGAAAGATTTACTTACATGAAGTACAATACAGCACTGAATGAAGTCATCAAAGTAGATTGCCCCTTTATTACTACTATCAAACCTTCTGATCAATACATCATAAAACTGGtcagaaaatctgaaaatgggcaaattttgctatatataatacactactACCTGATTCATTAGATTTTAATATTAAAGAAGAGTATTTAACTTTGGAATTTTAATCAACTGTAACTGTGCTACTTTTAAACAGCAGACTGACAACTTTACTGAAACAATAACATAGAAACTGATTAAAGCGTCAACTGTGATGCAACAACACTACAGTGGACTTGCAACTTGGGGATGATTTAATCTAAATTCCATTCATTATAAGAACagtacattaaaaatctaaagtgGGCAATATAACCTCCTATCATATACAAACTTCCACATTCAAAAATACCTCTAAGTGATGAGACAGAAGCAGAgccaaaatatggagggtaaaattaagataataaggatggtaaaatttattatattaataataaaaaaaaacacacatttcatAAACAGAGTAAATGTATGTACATTAGAAAACAAAAGATGCTTAAATGTACATATGTAGCAATAATGATGATCAAGTCTGATCAGGTTAGGTTTGAAGAAACTTGTTTTGCAGCGCTATATAAATATTCACAGttggaaaaaacaaaatgttttaaaatgacattaaaataatataagCACCTTACTGAGGAACATACTACTGTAAAATACATCGTACAAAGTTTTAGAAAACCAACCATAGCTTTTGTTATACAGGGAACCATGATCATTGCCTTCATCCAAATTGTGCTTCTGTCCGTTAATCCTTAAGGGCCGGGCTTTAAAAAACATACACAGCACCCAAGACCAGacaaactttgaggttggccaatttaagaaaaaaacacatcaatggaaagaggaagacataAAAATGCACACGGCGGaagaacaaaatattctaaaaaattctccctacctcCCACGAGAAGTTGAATAATTACATACCTTtaatcaaattgtatttttcatagctaacaaacctgaggtcttaacaattaGATAAATCTGGCATCAGCTGGAAACTGGTtggaaaacaatcaaagattataTATGCAAGGAATCTATGGCATCTGGGATCTAAGGTATAGAAGAGGTGGAGTGGTCATCGACCACACATGACCCCGTGACGAATTtggtctttcttccaacccaggatttTTGCAGGAGCAGCTAAAGGTGGGCAGTCAAcgttaaaacctcaggtttgttagctacgtaaaatacaaactgattaaaaatttgtcatttgttcatgtggaacaaacctttggtcttgacATTAGAATAGACTCATGCCTGGAGGGAGAAGAATCCTGAGCCGACTGGAGATTCGGCATGCCAGAACACCCTTCCGAGAAATGAGAGTTCTAAGGAAAGGGGTCTAAGCCTGTGAGTGCTTAGATATATAGGCACCTTAAACTTAGTCCACTGGGAGTCACCACAATgagacatgtccagattcattgcatccaTGGAAGAAAATGGGAACTtcatctgttcaagcaacaaactcACACCATCATGAAGAGATGTAGAAGCATGTCTGTGATGGAAGACATGGCCGTCGACAGCCTCACAGCTGTCCCCCACAACCTCACAGTCATCACTTGAAAAACGTCCATGGGGGTGATCAACAGGCAAGGAAGCTCTAGGCTTACCATGCAAACTCAGATTACGAAGAGGAGAAGAACGTCTTGAAGGTCTCGAAGCAACTGAATCACCAACCTGAGCGACCACCACCTTCGAGGAGAAGGGGAAGATCATCCTTCACAGGCACATGAACATAAGAGAGAGAATCACGTCCACTTACGTGAAGAGACTAAGACCCATGTGGGAAAGGAGACGATACATCCCCTACGCTCCCAGAATGCGAAGCAACAAAGTCCTCAATGCTTTAACATCTAACTCAAGAGTGAGTAGGGCGGGGGAGGGATGAAGGTGAAGGAGATGAGGAAGAAGATAGTGATCTATGTTTCCTCTTAAGAAATACCATGATATCTCTTTTGAAAAGCAGAGTACAGTTTGCCTACCATAGCCTGCAAGAACACCTCCGATGGATCGGCAACTGTCTGGAATGACATCATGAAGTTGGATGTGATGTCTCGGCAAAAGGAGGAGAGTGTGACGTCACTGGAACAGATGTCACAGGCAGAGACGATGCTGGGAGTGACTTCACGGCGTATGTTGGACCCAAGATGAGGCATAATTACAGATGTCGTCCCGCTAGGTGGCAGCACACTCAACCAAAAGTAATGGAAGCCGGGAGGAGAGGGGACTGCTGGGAGAACCAAAGCTAGAAGGTGTGCATACATGAAATGGGACAACAGGCCTTCCTAGGAGGGGACCCCTCATAGGCCTACGGAAGCCAATACTTATGCCATCTTGTGCATGCAAATTGGtctctgaaacaaaagaacaTGACATTATTGCCTCCTCCTTCACTGAAGGGACTTCTCCCTCAGAAAGAGAGGGGGCagcattaaacaaaatatcaccCTGAGCAACTCCCGATATTTCCAaagatgaatcaatggaagaaaaggaatgagCTAGGGCATCAATGAATGAAGATGCAGAAGGAAAAAGTctggaagaagtggaagtagaagtgCCCACTTGAGGATGGGTGAATACTTCCCAAGATGGATGCATTGACATCCTACGGTGCTCCCTCGTTTTGTAGAAGTTCTTCCTCTGCATAATAGGCCAGGAATGACACTCTGTGCTTGGATTGGTAACATTGCAAAAATAAGCACAACACCTAAAGTTGTATAGGGGTCAGTCAAGGAGGAAGCTATGAATGGTGAGCACAGGAATCCTGGAAGGTCAGGACACATGAGCTAGCGAGCCCAGGACTTCTTGGAGGAATCCATAGTATCATACAAAGCCCACACAGACACCCAAAAACCTCAAAAAGCAGGAAGGAATCACAGGCTATCCAAAAAGCCAGGGGAAGGAGGAAAGCAAAAGCAAACATTCACTCTCCATGGTGTTGAAGAAAGACTGAATGCGTCACAGGGTTTATGCGAGGTTGATGACCACTCTCCACCTCTTCAATGCCtcagttgccagatgccacagattgcTTGCATATACaaactttgattatttttttatcctattgttaagaccgaaggtttgttctgcatacgAACAATGAATGTTTAAAACCCCTTGTggagcctcttttacaagacaatcctaaattttaccaagttatatgtttttaaaaaaaattaattttgtttattttgtaacattataattacagctcacacaatatcaaaacagataagaattaaaatctataataaattctgagtatattcGTTGTAAaattatcttctttcccaccattatccctacattcaGGGGTCAGTTGCCCAAtgcatttacataaatttactgagatcgaagatgtagtaacttttttggattatacatgtttATTCTAATATCTCTTTGCACTTTTATTGGAAGAATtagaattataactgacatactatcataaaagataagaactaaaaccaacagcaacccctggatatatttatgattaaatacatataaaagacatcatgagagagagagagagagagagagagagagagagagagagaggagagagagagagagagagagagagaggagagagaacgagagagagagaagagagagagaagaaagagagagtagagagagagagagaagagaggagatgaggagtcaggatggaggagagagagagagcagtccttGCCCCCCTTCAAGTCAAGTACACAACTAAATCATGAGCCATCTACAATTGGAGAAGTGAACTAGTATAAAggttgccattagtaaatttataGGCTACTGAAGTAATGGAACCTTTTTCCCACCCAATTTCTCCAAATCGATGGCAAGTAATATTGATACTCACCAGGAAGTAATCTGTCCACtgctcaaaacctgttattgttactGATACGAgggtatccgtccattaagggttaagtacTAAAGTTCTGTGCCATTGTTATAATTTCTGTAATATGTATTTAAGGAACAAATCACTTGAGTATATAAGGCACTCAAGGTAATTCACAAGTAAGCAGATGGATAGAGCACTGATCAAATGGTTTCCCCAAGTTTAGGATGTTTTACAGTAAATCCTTCTTCATACTGATATGAAGAtttctataagaaatattaaaaactaagaaagaggaggaaaagaaaggacAGAAAAATATCATACCTGTAGCCAAATGTCGTAATAGCAGTCTTTAACTCGCCCTTGTTAATGCTACCAGAGTTGTCTCTATCAAATGAACGGAAGCACTGTTGCCAATCTGTGACATATTTCCATAGAAAGCCAAATTCATCAAAGTTTATTGTACCTGAACCTTTCTTGTCAAACATACCTGAAAAGTATGGTCAATATTTACTGTAGCAGATACAAATTAGAAATACAATAAATCTGCAcattaattatgaaaaatgacatttttataataatataaagtttcacttatacttacccggtggttacatatagctgtcgtctcctgacgtcacggcagaatttgaaattcgcggtagcgctaatggtttgacaggtgatccctctactcccgccctctactgggtaccgggaaccattccaacaataaatcagaagtttcatgcctacctgtccatatgaggggaggagggcgggctttgtTATGTAACCACCgagtaagtataagtgaaactttatattattataaaaatgtcattttcacttatataacttacccggtggttacatatagctgattgacacatttaggtggtgggacaatggcagctaaaataacaactgatggaattatccgaagatataggttccttacctttaaagaccgctgactcagtggttactgcctctgtagtctgctggcctttattgtaccgacaggatatatggatccgtgcatcggacacaataataagtacatgccgttgaggacgtgacgttaacggacaagactataatgcccctgctcagggcgcagtacaaatcaccacaaaatacaatgaaaaacgagggatcaccacaaccgtttaagaaatacaccaagacattaaaagactgaaagatactcaaaaaaactccctgtatcttcagacaaccttaaaaatacaaaaaacataatcaaggagaaaagttagtgaggatgggatacatccttctctccctcacccaataccgtgtcagtcacaatgaatggccccaatgtactgcaattttcatatgtggtttgcaaatctgtcagataatgagatgcaaagacagaattgcttctccaatacgtagatttaataatgtctttcaaagacagattacgtctaaaggccatagacgtagacactgctctaatttcatgagctttga
Encoded proteins:
- the LOC135221758 gene encoding programmed cell death protein 6-like isoform X2 (The sequence of the model RefSeq protein was modified relative to this genomic sequence to represent the inferred CDS: added 107 bases not found in genome assembly), which produces MAGMPDRAYLQNVFNQVDKDRSGFIDSRELQSALSNGNWTPFNPETIRLMIGMFDKKGSGTINFDEFGFLWKYVTDWQQCFRSFDRDNSGSINKGELKTAITTFGYRFSDQFYDVLIRRFDSSNKGAIYFDDFIQCCIVLHTLTSEFRQHDQEQNGTATFSL
- the LOC135221758 gene encoding programmed cell death protein 6-like isoform X1 (The sequence of the model RefSeq protein was modified relative to this genomic sequence to represent the inferred CDS: added 107 bases not found in genome assembly), which codes for MAGMPDRAYLQNVFNQVDKDRSGFIDSRELQSALSNGNWTPFNPETIRLMIGMFDKKGSGTINFDEFGFLWKYVTDWQQCFRSFDRDNSGSINKGELKTAITTFGYRFSDQFYDVLIRRFDSSNKGAIYFDDFIQCCIVLHTLTQAFSHHDQDRDGVITLSYEQFLHMVFSVRV